One genomic segment of Garra rufa chromosome 13, GarRuf1.0, whole genome shotgun sequence includes these proteins:
- the itpk1a gene encoding inositol-tetrakisphosphate 1-kinase gives MRVFSADDRICSPPFMVLKNECNTETLEQLQKHGITFPFICKTQVAHGINSHEMAIIFSEEDLKDIKPPCVIQSFINHNAVLYKVFVVGEAYSVVQRPSIRNFPSGPTDRRAISFNSHNVSKPESSSDLTCRDNMEGQYWEPNNDVIQKMSRRLRQALGISLFGIDIIINNQTGQHAVIDINAFPGYEGVPEFFDDLLSHITSVLQGQVSNGAPCGHLRVNGMHCGMLGNESSWLMDSVPHQGLSCGGACMAPNFHQHGRSSLAAETSSQ, from the exons ATGCGTGTGTTTTCTGCAGATGACAGAATCTGCTCACCTCCATTCATGGTCCTCAAGAATGAATGTAACACTGAGACTCTGGAGCAGCTTCAGAAACACGGAATCACGTTTCCCTTTA TCTGCAAAACCCAGGTTGCTCATGGCATCAACTCCCATGAG ATGGCCATCATCTTCAGTGAGGAAGATCTGAAAGACATCAAGCCGCCATGTGTTATCCAAAGCTTCATCAACCATAATGCAGTGCTGTATAAGGTGTTTGTGGTGGGAGAGGCCTACAGTGTGGTGCAGCGGCCCTCTATTAGAAATTTCCCATCTGGACCCACAG ACAGGAGAGCAATATCCTTCAACAGTCATAATGTGTCCAAACCAGAGTCTTCTTCTGACCTGACCTGC AGGGACAACATGGAGGGCCAGTACTGGGAGCCCAACAATGATGTCATTCAGAAAATGTCCAGAAGGTTACGACAGGCCCTTGGCATTTCTCTGTTCGGGATAGACATCATCATCAACAACCAGACCGGCCAGCACGCTGTCATCGACATCAACGCTTTCCCAG GTTACGAGGGAGTCCCCGAGTTTTTTGATGACCTGTTGAGTCACATTACCAGCGTCCTGCAAGGTCAGGTGTCTAATGGAGCGCCGTGCGGTCATCTGAGAGTCAACGGGATGCACTGTGGCATGCTGGGGAACGAAAGCAGTTGGTTGATGGACAGCGTCCCCCATCAGGGACTGAGCTGCGGCGGTGCTTGCATGGCTCCAAACTTTCACCAGCATGGTAGATCGAGTTTAGCAGCGGAGACGTCCTCGCAGTGA